The genomic stretch CTCCGCACCGACGAGGACGCCGTGCGTCCGGGCCAGTTCCAGCATGGGTTCGAGCTGCTGCTGCACACGTTCCCAAAACGGATTCCGCTTCTTGAGCATCTTCTCGACTGCGACGCGCGACGCGGCCTGCAGCTTGGAGAGATCGGCTGCTCCCTCGCCATCGCGCCCGTGCGTCATGCGCTCGACCTTGTCGGCGGGGTTGAACCAGCCGTACTCGATCGAACCGAGATGGGCGACGACCAGCCGGGCTCCGACTTGTTTCGCGAACTCGATCGATCGGCGGGTGTAACGCTCCCATTGCGTGCAGACGCGCCCGTCCGAAGCCGAGGGTTGAAACATGTTCGGCGCTGCCGATGTCACGCCCGGGGGGAGCGGGCAGAAATTGTGCGTGGTCGAAATCTTGATCAGCTTCTCGTCGAGCGCACGGAGAATGCCGGGGACGAGCGAAAGCCGGATGCCGTGACTGAGTTCGGCATACTCGAACCCGAGCGCAGCGATCTCCGCGAGCATCTCGTAGCCGTCGGTGTGGCGGGGCGAGTTCCAGCACGAAGAGAGGGAGACGATCGGCATGAGTCGGGTGGCAGCGGAAGAGAAGGCGCGGAAAACGGTTCCGCGTTCAACACAACATCGGGAAAACTACCCAGAAATGAAAAAGGATCCTTCCGGGCGGTTTCGCCACGGAAAGATCCTCGGAGCAAACGGGTGGACGCCGGGTCGCACGACGCGGGCGCCCGACGGTGTGACGCTCAGCTGTTGTAGCGAGCGCGCAACATCGCGTTGAACGCTGCGACCTTTTCCTTCCGGCGGCGCTCTTCGCAGGGCTTCTCGTAGTAGCGCTTGGCGCGCACGTCCTTGATGACACCCTCGCGGTCGAGCTTCTTCTTCAGCCGGCGGATGGCGCGGTCGACGGGCTCGTTCTTACGGATCTTGATCTCAATCGGCATGGTATGAAAGTGCGGAGCCGGCTAGCTCTCCACGAGCACACGAGGCGGTCAACCCCTAATTTGCATTTCCAGCCCTCGTCCCGACCGCCGGCGCGGCACCTTCGGCTGCGGACGGGAGCCGTTTGATCCGGATGTCGCGGAAGGCGACCGGGTCCCGATGCCCGGCAAGACCAAACGCGCCGGACGTCCGATCCTTCCCCGGATGGGCGCGGTCGGCGAGAAACGAGGTCACCTCCGCCAGATCGCCGTCGAGGATCACGACGCCGTTGAGCACGACCCGGATGGTCGACCCGAGCACGGTCACTTCCTGCGAGTTCCATTGCCCGACCGGGCGCTGGTGTCCCCGCTTCGCCGCGATCATGCCGTAGGCGGACCCGTGGGCTTGGCGGGGGTCGATCCGGTTGCCGGTGACCTGCTCGTAATCGTCGCCGAGGATCTGGATCTCGGTCATCCCCGAGTAGGCGGGATCGCCCTCCCCGGGATAGCGCAACGCGAGGCCGTTGTTTCCCGCCGGCGAGAGCCGGAACTCGAGCCGCACGACGAAGTCCTCGAAGACCTCCTCCGTGTAGATCACCCCGGTCGCCCCCTCGCGGCAGACGAGCGTCCCTTCGACGACCTCGTAACTCTCCAGCGCCCCGCGCCAGCCGGCGAGATCGCGACCATTGAAGAGCGACACGAATCCGGGCTCCGCCGCATCGAGAACGGATGTCGCCAGCCAAAATCCCGCCAACGCGAGCCTCCCCACCGCACGCCGCGCCGGCGAAACCTTCACGCCGCACCCTCCGGTCGAGCCGTCGGCGGCCGGAAGAACAACGCCAGCAGCAGCATCCCGGCGAACGCCATCCCCGTCGGCACGAGAAACAAACGCCCGTAGTCGACCACTGCCGCGCCGTCCGCACCGACGATCGAGTAGTGCGCCGCCAATCGCGGGAAAATCTGGCTCGCGAGCACCATGCCGGCTCCGAGGATGAGCAGGTTGGCCGCGCCCTGCGCGCTCGCGCGCACGTCCTTCGGAAACACCGCGTCGACGTAGATGTAGACCGTCGCGAAAAAGAACGCGTAACACACTCCGTGCAGCACCTGGATGGCGATGATCAGCCATTGGTGCTCCGGCGTGCCGAACAGCGCGAACACCCCGTAGCGCACCGCGTGGCCCGCTACGCCGAAGATCATCGTCCATTTCCACCCGAGCCGCTTCAGCACGACGCCGAGCACGAGCATCGCGAGGATCTCCGCCACCTGCCCGATGCTGCTCACCACCATCGTCATCCGCGCCGAGACGCCTACTTGGGTGAGAAACCCGTCGATGACCACGAAGTAGCCGTTGTGAATGACCGCATCGATGAGAATGACGAGAAACAGCACGAAGACGTGCGGCACCGCCAGCAGTCGCGCCGTCCGCAACCACGCGAATCGATCCAACCCCGCTGCGTCCCGACGCGGCGGTGTGTGCGGCAGCGTCAGGCTGTAACCCGCCAACACGAGCGAGAGCAGTCCGGCCACGATGAAGACCCAACGCGTCTCCTCCGGCCCCGAGGTGTCGCCGAGCAGGAAAATGAACGGCCAGCTCACCGCGATCCAACCCACCGTGCCGCCCGTGCGCACGAGCCCGAACTCCGAAGCCGGATCCCGCAGGTGGGCAAACGCGAGGGAGTTCGCCACCGAGAGCGTCGGCACGTAGAGCAATCCGTAGACGAGAAACAGCGCGAAGAACGGCACGAAGTCGGTGACGTAGGCGGTCGCGATCAACGCCAAACCACCCACGAGGTGACTGAACGCGAGGAAGCGTTCGGCCGAGAAATTGCGGTCCGCGAACTGGTTGCTGAAGAAGATGCCCACGACCGACGCGATGCCGAAGACACTGCCGACGAGGCCCTGCTGCCCCGCCGAGAATCCGAGCATGCCCATGTACGGGAAGATCTTGATCTGCCACGCGCCCCAGATCGCGATTTCGAGTACCATCAAGACGAACAAACGACCTCGGTAGGAGGAGACGGAGTGAGCCATGGGGATTCGGGGTGAACGAGAACGGCCCGCATCCGAACATGCTCCGCGCCCGGCACACAATCCGTTTACCGCTCGCGCCCGCGGAGATTCGGTTTTGCCGCCGTCGATCTCTCCGTCCAACGTCCGTTCCACAGCCGTTTCCCCGCCCCACCCCTTCCCACGTGTCTCCACGTTTCCCCTACACGCGTCGTCGGTTTCTCCGTTCGCTCGGCACCGGCGCCCTCGCCTCTCCCCTGCTCGTCCCTCGGCTCGCCGCCGCCGCGACCGCTACCGGCTCCACGACCTCGCCACCCGATCGCATCTTGCGGCACGCCAGTTTCGGCGCCGGAGGCCAGGCATGGCTCGACATCCAGGCGCTGTGCAGCAACCCGTTCGTGAAACTCGTGGCCGTGGCCGACGTCGACTTCGCGCAGACCGCCGAGGTGCGGGCGGCGTTTCCGAAGGTTCGCGTCTACCGCGATTGGCGTGTGCTGCTCGAGCGCGAGGCGCGCGAGATCGATTCGGTCAACGTTTCGACGCCCGACCACATGCACGCGCCCATGGCGCTCGCCGCGATGCAGCTCGGCAAGCACGTCTACTGCCAGAAGCCGCTCGCCCACAGCCTGCACGAGACACGCGTACTGACCGAATACGCCCGCGGTCGCCCGCTCGTCACCCAGATGGGCATCCAGGTCCACACGCAACGCGCCTACCGCCGCGCCGTCGCGCTGATCCGCGGCGGCGCGATCGGCCGTATCCGCGAAGTGCATACATGGAGCAACAAGAAGTGGGGCGACCACGGTGCCCCGCCGCCGGGCGGCGACTCGATCCCCGCCGACTTCGACTGGGAACTCTGGCTCGGTGGCTGCGCCGAGCGACCGTTCGTCGGCGAGGAATACTACCACCCCGGCAATTGGCGCAAACGCCTCGACTTCGGTACCGGCACGTTCGGCGACATGGGTTGCCACATCTTCGACCCCGTGTTCGAAGCTCTCGCCCTCGGCGCTCCGCTCTCGGTTCGTTCCGAAGGACCCGCCCCCGACGCGTGGAACTGGGCCGTCGACGCCCGTATCCACTACGTATTCCCAGGGACGCCTTACACCGACGGCGAGACCGTGCCGGTGACTTGGTACGACGGCGACCAGCGCGCCCCGGAGGAAATCCTCACCCTCGTGATCGACGCGCAGATGGAAGCGCGGCGGCGCAACCTCCGCGAAGACCAAGAGGACCCGCTCGGCCAAGGCTCGATCTTCATCGGCACGAAGGGCGTCATGCACCTGCCGCACATCGGCAACCCGCGCCTCTTTCCGGCGGCGGACTTCCAAGACTTTCCGATGCCGGACGTGGTCGAGACGCACCACTGGACCGACTGGGCGGAGGCCTGCATCGGCGGACCGGGGCGGCCGCTGGCACCGTTCGCCTACTCGGGGCCGCTCACGGAAGCCGTGCTCCTCGGCAGCGTGGCGGTGCGTTTCCCGCACACGACGCTCGAGTGGGACTCGGTCGGCATGCGGTTTCCCAACCATCCGGCCGCGGACGTCTACGTGCGCCGCGAGTATCGGCCGGGCTGGCGGATCGGCGATCTTTGACCATGCGCCGCCAGCATGCATGGATCGCTTCCATGAAGCCCTTCTTCTCCGCCGTCGCGCTCGTTTGGCTCGTCTCGGTCGTCGTGCCCGCACGCGCGGCGGAGTCGGCGCAGGATGTGTTTTGGAAACACCTTTCGGAGCTCTGCGGCAAAGCCTTCGAAGGCCGCATCGTCGAAGGCAGCGCTGCGAGCGACGCGACGTTCGTCGGGAAACGCCTCGTGATGCACGTGCGCGAGTGCGGCGAGAACGAGATCCGCATCCCGTTTCACGTCGGCGAGGATCGCTCGCGCACATGGGTGCTGACGCGCACTCCGCTCGGGCTGCGACTGAAACACGACCACCGGCACGAGGACGGCAGCGAGGACGCGATCACCCAATACGGCGGAGACACCGCCGCGCCGGGCACGGAAACGACACAAGAGTTTCCCGCCGATGCGCACACGGCGACGCTCGTTCCGGCCGCCACGACGAACATCTGGACGGTCGAGGTCGTGCCCGGAAAACACTTCGCTTACGCGCTGCGCCGCGAGGCCGAGAGTCGTCGCTTTCGCGTCGAATTCGATCTGAGCCGAGCGGTCGATGCGCCGCCTCCACCTTGGGGTGCCGAGCCCGCGGCCGATTGACCGAGCCTCACCGAAAACCCGACACCGTTATCCGCACGCCATGGATCTGGACGAGTACCGCAAACTCGCCGCCGTCGAGGATCGGATGTGGTACTTCCATGCCCTCAACCGCCGTGTCGTGCACTGGCTGCGCCGTCTTCTTCCGCACGGTGCCGCCACCGTGCTCGACGCCGGTTGCGGCACCGGTGGGCTGATCAAGCGCATCCGCGAAGCCGCTCCGGATTGGCGCATCGTCGGACTCGACTTCTCGCCGACCGCATGCCGGCTCGCACGCGAACGAACCGGCGTGGACATCCGCGAAGGCTCGATCGTCGATCTCCCATTCGATGCGAACGCGTTCGACGCCGTCGTGTCGGCGGACGTGGTGTGCCAAGTGGACGACGGGGCCGGCGCGATCCGAGAGTTCGCCCGCGTGGTCAGGCCGGGTGGCGCAGTGCTCGTCAACGTGCCCGCCTACCGTTGGCTCTGGTCGTATCACGACGACACCTGCCACACGCGCCATCGTTACACGCGCGGCGAGTTGGTCCGGCATTTCCGCGCGGCCGGTCTCGAGGTGGTCTACTCGACATACGCCAATCTCTTCCCGCTTCCGCTCATCGCGGCGCGACGCAAACTTCTGCGTCCTTCGCGCGCCACGAGCGACGTGCGTCTCTACCCGGCACCGATCGAGGCCACCTTTCGCACACTCGCGGCGCTCGAGTGGACGTGGAAGAAGCGCGGCGGCGCGTTGCCGGCGGGTAGTTCCGTCTTCGTCGTCGGCCGTCGCACCGCACGCGCCGGATAGACCGACCCCGTCCGGCGACACGAGGAGTCGCGACGAAAAGGCTTGCGGTGTTAATAGTTATTACGAGCGTTGCGCCACCCTCGCCGTTTCGACTTTTCCCCGCCCCCGAATGACTCCCTACGACCACGCCGTCATCGCCTTCTACTTCGTCTTCATGCTGGCGATCAGCTGGGTCTTTCGGCGCTTCATCCGCAACGTCAGCGACTACTTCCGCAGCGGCGGACAGGTGCTGTGGTGGATGGCGGGCGGCTCGGCGTTCATGGTCTCGTTCAGCGCGTGGACGTTCACCGGCGCGGCGAGCAGGGCCTACGGCGACGGGTGGCCGATCATGGTCATCTACCTCGCCAACGCGCTCGGCTTCCTGATGAACGCAGTCTACTTCGGCCCGCGTTTCCGCCAGTTGCGCGTCATCACCTCGATGCAGGCCGTGCGGATGCGCTTCGGGCGGGTCAACGAGCAGTTCTTCACCTGGCTCACGCTGCCGCTCGGCACGATGTACGCCGGCATCTGGCTCTACGGACTCGGCGTGTTTTCCTCGGCCGCGTTCGGGCTCGACGTGACGACCACGATCGTCGTCACCGGCGTGACGGTGCTCGTGATCTCGCTCGTGGGCGGCAGTTGGGCGGTGATCGCGAGCGACTTCATCCAAGTGCTCATCCTCATGCCGATCACGATCGTCGCCACGGTTCTCGCGCTGAGTCAGGTCGGCGGCACGGCGGCCTTCGTCGAACGGCTCTCCGACACGCACCTCGATTTCGGCCGATTGCTGAGCGACGAGTTTCTGCTCTTCTGGTGCGTCGCGATCGTGATCAAGCAGTTCATCTCGACGAACAACCTCAGCGACGCATCGCGCTACCTCTGCGTGAAGGACAGCCGCCACGCCCGCAAAGCCGCGCTGCTCGCCGCCGCTCTCTTCTTCGGTGGCATCTTCATCTGGTTCACTCCGCCGATGGCCGCTTCGATCGTGCATCCGGACCTCGGCTCGGTCTTCCCCACGCTGAAGAATCCGGCCGAGGGATCGTTCTTCGCCATCGCGGTCGCGACGTTTCCCGCCGGCATGCTCGGCCTGCTCGTGAGCGGCATCTTCGCCGCCACGATGTCGTCGATGGATTCGGGATTGAACAAAAACGCCGGCATATTCGTGAAGAATTTCTACCAACCGGTGCTGCGGCCCGGCGCTTCCGATCGCGAGCTGTTGCTCACCGGCAAGGCGACGACGATCACGCTCGGTATCGGCATCATCCTGCTCGCGCAGTCCTACAGCCGACTTCAGGGCCTGTCGCTGTTTCAGCTCATGCTCGACTTCGGCATTCTCGTGGCGCTGCCGCAGACGTTGCCGTTGTTGCTCGGCATCTTCATCCGACGCACGCCGTCGTGGTCGGGTTGGTCGACGGTGCTCGTGGGCTTCGTCGTGAGTTGGACCACGCGCAATCACCTCACGCTCGCGTGGGCGATGGAGACGTTCGGCCTCGACGCCGGCGCGGTGAACTCGTGGGAGAAACAAAACTGGGACCAAGGTGCGGCCGTCTTCGCCAACGTCGCGATCTGCACTTCGTGGTTTCTCTTCACGCGGTTCTTCTACTCCCGCGAACCGGAGGCCTACAGAAACTCGATCGAGACGTTTTCCGAACGCATCGAAAAACCCGTCGACTACGCCGTCGACGAAACCGACGCGCCCAACGACGACCGGCAGTCGTGGCTCATCGGTTGGCTCTGCGTGCCGTACGGTGCGGTGGTGATGCTGCTCGCGCTCATCCCCAACCCCATGGCTGGACGGATCGGTTTCCTCTTCGCCGGTGGCGTCGTCGCGTGCGTCGGTTGGGCGCTCGTGCGGCAGGCGCGCCCGCGCGAACCCGGACCGTGAGCGGAGCCGTCTCGCACCCCATGTCGAATTCGACCGCCATGCATCCGCTCGCCCATCGCGGTCTTCCTCTACGCCTGCCGCCCAATCGCGTCTGGCGCACCTATCCCGGCGGCGCGACGCTCGATCGGCTCGAAGGGATCGCAGCACCGCGCGACGGAGCGTTTCCCGAGGACTGGATCGGCTCGGTCACCGCAGCAGTCGCACCGGGCCGTGAGGTCCCGGGCGAGGGTTTGGCCCACGTCACGATCGGCGGCGAGTCGATGCCGCTGCACGAGCTCTTCGCGAGCGATCCGCTCTACTTCTTCGGCTCGGCTCACCTCGCCGCCTTCGGTGCCCAACCGAAGATCCTCGTCAAGCTCCTCGACTCCGCGATCCGGCTGCACGTGCAGGCGCACCCGCCGCGCGCGTTCGCCCGCGCCCGACTCGGAGTCGACGCCGGAAAAACAGAAGCCTACCACGTGCTGGCCGTGCGCGACGACGTGCGGGAGCCGTACGTGTTCCTCGGCTTTCAACATCCACCGTCGCCCGACCGGCTGCGCGAGATCGTCCGCACGCAGGACATCGCCGCACTCGAGGCCTGCTTCGATCGCTACCCGGTGAAACCCGGCGACACGCTGCTCGTGCCGGCCGGCGTGCCGCACGCGCTCGGCGAAGGCGTGTTCCTGATCGAGCTTCAGGAGCCGTCCGACCTCGTCGTGCGCCTCGAGTATCAACGCGGTGGATACACGCTCCCCGAAGCCGCCCGCTTCATGGGACGCGACATCGACTTCGCGCTCGAGTTCATGGACCTCCGTCCCCACCCGCACGCGGAGCTCGATCGCACTGCGCGCTGCCTGCCGCGCGATCCGATGCATCTCGCGCCCGGCTGCCGCCGCGAGATCTTGATCGGACCGGAGCAGACGCCGTGTTTCCGGATGCTTCGTACCTCGCTCGAGAGCCCGGTCGAGCTGCACGATCGCGCCTTCCACATCGCGATCGTCACCCGTGGCCGTTGTCGTGTATCCGGAGAACACGGCACGCTCCTGCTCGAGCCCTTCGACCGGCTTCTCGTCCCCGCCGGCCTCGGACCTCTCGCTTTCGACCCGCTCACCGCAACCGAGATCATCGAATGC from Opitutales bacterium ASA1 encodes the following:
- a CDS encoding MFS transporter, translating into MAHSVSSYRGRLFVLMVLEIAIWGAWQIKIFPYMGMLGFSAGQQGLVGSVFGIASVVGIFFSNQFADRNFSAERFLAFSHLVGGLALIATAYVTDFVPFFALFLVYGLLYVPTLSVANSLAFAHLRDPASEFGLVRTGGTVGWIAVSWPFIFLLGDTSGPEETRWVFIVAGLLSLVLAGYSLTLPHTPPRRDAAGLDRFAWLRTARLLAVPHVFVLFLVILIDAVIHNGYFVVIDGFLTQVGVSARMTMVVSSIGQVAEILAMLVLGVVLKRLGWKWTMIFGVAGHAVRYGVFALFGTPEHQWLIIAIQVLHGVCYAFFFATVYIYVDAVFPKDVRASAQGAANLLILGAGMVLASQIFPRLAAHYSIVGADGAAVVDYGRLFLVPTGMAFAGMLLLALFFRPPTARPEGAA
- a CDS encoding Na+:solute symporter, with translation MTPYDHAVIAFYFVFMLAISWVFRRFIRNVSDYFRSGGQVLWWMAGGSAFMVSFSAWTFTGAASRAYGDGWPIMVIYLANALGFLMNAVYFGPRFRQLRVITSMQAVRMRFGRVNEQFFTWLTLPLGTMYAGIWLYGLGVFSSAAFGLDVTTTIVVTGVTVLVISLVGGSWAVIASDFIQVLILMPITIVATVLALSQVGGTAAFVERLSDTHLDFGRLLSDEFLLFWCVAIVIKQFISTNNLSDASRYLCVKDSRHARKAALLAAALFFGGIFIWFTPPMAASIVHPDLGSVFPTLKNPAEGSFFAIAVATFPAGMLGLLVSGIFAATMSSMDSGLNKNAGIFVKNFYQPVLRPGASDRELLLTGKATTITLGIGIILLAQSYSRLQGLSLFQLMLDFGILVALPQTLPLLLGIFIRRTPSWSGWSTVLVGFVVSWTTRNHLTLAWAMETFGLDAGAVNSWEKQNWDQGAAVFANVAICTSWFLFTRFFYSREPEAYRNSIETFSERIEKPVDYAVDETDAPNDDRQSWLIGWLCVPYGAVVMLLALIPNPMAGRIGFLFAGGVVACVGWALVRQARPREPGP
- a CDS encoding Gfo/Idh/MocA family oxidoreductase gives rise to the protein MSPRFPYTRRRFLRSLGTGALASPLLVPRLAAAATATGSTTSPPDRILRHASFGAGGQAWLDIQALCSNPFVKLVAVADVDFAQTAEVRAAFPKVRVYRDWRVLLEREAREIDSVNVSTPDHMHAPMALAAMQLGKHVYCQKPLAHSLHETRVLTEYARGRPLVTQMGIQVHTQRAYRRAVALIRGGAIGRIREVHTWSNKKWGDHGAPPPGGDSIPADFDWELWLGGCAERPFVGEEYYHPGNWRKRLDFGTGTFGDMGCHIFDPVFEALALGAPLSVRSEGPAPDAWNWAVDARIHYVFPGTPYTDGETVPVTWYDGDQRAPEEILTLVIDAQMEARRRNLREDQEDPLGQGSIFIGTKGVMHLPHIGNPRLFPAADFQDFPMPDVVETHHWTDWAEACIGGPGRPLAPFAYSGPLTEAVLLGSVAVRFPHTTLEWDSVGMRFPNHPAADVYVRREYRPGWRIGDL
- a CDS encoding class I SAM-dependent methyltransferase; this translates as MDLDEYRKLAAVEDRMWYFHALNRRVVHWLRRLLPHGAATVLDAGCGTGGLIKRIREAAPDWRIVGLDFSPTACRLARERTGVDIREGSIVDLPFDANAFDAVVSADVVCQVDDGAGAIREFARVVRPGGAVLVNVPAYRWLWSYHDDTCHTRHRYTRGELVRHFRAAGLEVVYSTYANLFPLPLIAARRKLLRPSRATSDVRLYPAPIEATFRTLAALEWTWKKRGGALPAGSSVFVVGRRTARAG
- the rpsU gene encoding 30S ribosomal protein S21, translating into MPIEIKIRKNEPVDRAIRRLKKKLDREGVIKDVRAKRYYEKPCEERRRKEKVAAFNAMLRARYNS
- a CDS encoding class I mannose-6-phosphate isomerase produces the protein MHPLAHRGLPLRLPPNRVWRTYPGGATLDRLEGIAAPRDGAFPEDWIGSVTAAVAPGREVPGEGLAHVTIGGESMPLHELFASDPLYFFGSAHLAAFGAQPKILVKLLDSAIRLHVQAHPPRAFARARLGVDAGKTEAYHVLAVRDDVREPYVFLGFQHPPSPDRLREIVRTQDIAALEACFDRYPVKPGDTLLVPAGVPHALGEGVFLIELQEPSDLVVRLEYQRGGYTLPEAARFMGRDIDFALEFMDLRPHPHAELDRTARCLPRDPMHLAPGCRREILIGPEQTPCFRMLRTSLESPVELHDRAFHIAIVTRGRCRVSGEHGTLLLEPFDRLLVPAGLGPLAFDPLTATEIIECHPPLPH